A DNA window from Brassica napus cultivar Da-Ae chromosome C1, Da-Ae, whole genome shotgun sequence contains the following coding sequences:
- the LOC106381185 gene encoding LOW QUALITY PROTEIN: cationic amino acid transporter 7, chloroplastic (The sequence of the model RefSeq protein was modified relative to this genomic sequence to represent the inferred CDS: inserted 2 bases in 1 codon), which produces MEAHYRNHGGDTSFSSLRVYLNSLSHTPSRFSRRAISVSTSYDEMSRVRAVSGEQMRRTLRWYDIVGLGIGGMIGAGVFVTTGRASRLLAGPSIVVSYAIAGLCALLSAFCYTEFAVHLPVAGGAFSYIRITFGEFPAFITGANLIMDYVMSNAAVSRGFTAYLGSAFGLSTSEWRFIVSGLPNGFNEIDPVAVLVVLAVTFIICYSTRESSKVNMVLTALHIAFIVFVIVMGFWKGDKKNLTRPADPENPSGFFPFGASGVFNGAAMVYLSYIGYDAVSTMAEEVRDPVKDIPMGISGSVAIVIVLYCLMAISMSMLLPYDLIDPEAPYAAAFSKSEGWEWVTKVVGIGASFGILTSLLVAMLGQARYMCVIGRSRVVPTWFAKVHPKTSTPVNASAFLGIFTAALALFTDLNVLLNLVSIGTLFVFYMVANAVIFRRYVAVGYTKPWPTLSFLCLFSITSVFFTLVWKLAPSGSPKWFMLGAGGVAAIAIVQIFHCVVPQARTPEFWGVPLMPWTPCVSIFLNIFLLGSLDAPSYIRFGFFSGLAVLLYVFYSVHASYDAEGDGSLDFKDXWKVLKELTEF; this is translated from the exons ATGGAGGCCCATTACCGCAACCACGGCGGAGACACCTCCTTCTCCAGCCTCCGCGTCTACCTCAACTCTCTCTCCCACACTCCCTCCCGCTTTTCCCGCCGCGCTATCTCCGTCTCCACCTCATACGACGAGATGAGCCGCGTTCGCGCCGTCTCCGGCGAGCAGATGCGCCGCACTCTCCGCTGGTACGACATCGTCGGACTCGGAATCGGAGGGATGATCGGCGCCGGCGTTTTCGTCACCACCGGCCGCGCTAGCCGACTCCTCGCCGGTCCCTCGATCGTCGTCTCCTACGCAATCGCCGGCCTCTGCGCTCTCCTCTCCGCCTTCTGTTACACCGAGTTCGCCGTTCACCTCCCCGTCGCCGGCGGCGCCTTCAGCTACATCCGTATCACATTCG GCGAGTTCCCGGCGTTTATAACCGGAGCGAATCTTATAATGGACTACGTCATGTCAAACGCCGCCGTTTCGAGAGGATTCACGGCTTATCTCGGATCCGCATTCGGACTATCCACCTCCGAGTGGAGATTCATCGTCTCGGGTCTCCCAAACGGATTCAACGAAATCGATCCCGTCGCCGTTCTCGTCGTCCTCGCCGTCACGTTCATCATCTGCTACAGCACGAGGGAGAGTTCGAAGGTGAATATGGTGTTGACGGCGTTACACATTGCATTCATCGTGTTTGTGATCGTGATGGGGTTTTGGAAAGGAGACAAGAAAAATTTAACCCGACCCGCTGACCCGGAGAATCCGTCCGGTTTCTTCCCTTTCGGAGCTTCGGGTGTGTTTAACGGAGCGGCGATGGTTTACTTGAGTTATATAGGATACGACGCCGTTTCGACGATGGCTGAAGAAGTAAGAGACCCGGTCAAAGACATCCCCATGGGAATATCCGGCTCGGTCGCTATCGTTATTGTACTTTACTGCTTAATGGCTATCTCCATGTCCATGCTCCTCCCTTACGATCTG ATAGATCCTGAAGCACCGTACGCGGCGGCGTTTAGCAAATCGGAAGGATGGGAATGGGTGACGAAAGTGGTTGGGATTGGAGCAAGTTTTGGGATACTGACGTCGTTGTTGGTGGCGATGTTGGGCCAGGCTCGGTACATGTGCGTCATCGGACGGTCAAGAGTGGTCCCCACTTGGTTCGCTAAGGTCCATCCCAAGACATCAACACCAGTCAACGCTTCCGCTTTTCTTG GAATCTTCACGGCGGCGCTCGCACTCTTTACAGACCTAAACGTTCTCTTAAACCTCGTTTCAATCGGAACCCTCTTCGTCTTTTACATGGTTGCAAACGCGGTTATATTCCGGCGTTACGTAGCGGTTGGATACACCAAACCATGGCCTACACTCTCCTTCCTCTGCCTATTCTCCATAACCTCAGTTTTCTTCACATTAGTCTGGAAACTCGCACCGTCCGGTTCACCAAAATGGTTCATGCTTGGAGCCGGTGGTGTGGCGGCTATAGCCATCGTGCAGATATTCCATTGTGTTGTGCCTCAAGCTAGAACTCCTGAGTTTTGGGGAGTACCGTTGATGCCGTGGACTCCTTGCGTTTCgatatttttgaacatatttttGCTCGGATCGCTGGATGCTCCTTCGTATATCAGATTCGGGTTCTTCTCCGGGTTGGCAGTGCTCCTGTATGTGTTTTATAGTGTTCATGCGAGCTATGATGCTGAAGGAGATGGATCTCTTGATTTCAAAGA GTGGAAAGTTTTGAAGGAATTAACAGAATTTTGA
- the LOC106378043 gene encoding transcription factor MYBS1-like codes for MAANSWTQEESEQFKDAVQRFSAFFPNRFECIAQRLQKSVVDVKEHHQEMVDDLLEIRSSQIALSNGMFDAVEPSWCRIEKPIWDIEEHEWFLIGLERFGRNCDKIAVLLVTKTPMQVAIYARNFFYWQNSKNNVMKRRRTMDITMGDAGVDSSGQQNRTMRGINRDSTGQQGRTMGGIYVGLNWPTRQESVVPSQPQRQ; via the exons ATGGCTGCCAAttcatggacacaagaagagagCGAGCAGTTCAAGGACGCAGTGCAGAGGTTCTCTGCCTTTTTTCCCAATCGGTTCGAGTGTATAGCCCAGCGTCTACAGAAATCCGTTGTCGATGTTAAGGAGCATCACCAGGAAATGGTCGATGATCTTCTAGAGATCAGATCGAGTCAAATAGCTTTATCTAATGGGATGTTCGATGCAGTTGAGCCGAGTTGGTGCCGGATCGAGAAACCTATATGGGACATAGAGGAACATGA ATGGTTCCTGATCGGGTTAGAGCGGTTTGGGAGAAATTGTGACAAAATAGCGGTCTTATTGGTTACCAAAACCCCAATGCAAGTGGCGATCTATGCACGTAACTTCTTCTATTGGCAAAACTCAAAGAACAATGTAATGAAGCGGCGGAGAACCATGGACATAACTATGGGGGACGCCGGTGTGGACTCATCTGGCCAACAAAATAGAACTATGAGGGGCATCAATAGGGACTCAACTGGCCAACAAGGGAGAACTATGGGGGGCATCTATGTGGGACTCAACTGGCCAACAAGACAAGAGAGCGTAGTTCCTTCGCAGCCGCAACGACAATAA
- the LOC125580364 gene encoding transcription factor DIVARICATA-like translates to MGSKQWTRYEDKLFESLLLVFPENTPNRFEAIAEHLNVPLEEVKHYYKALVHDINLIESDQYPTTNYPDGIPSQTKHMEKEKKRGKPWTEEEHRLFLEGLDKYGKGDWKKISRKSVKTKTPMQVASHAQKYFLRQDAKKKAKKRSSIHDITLIDHAANNVTAPRSDLDSTMGQTPSDQQVPQEHHHSDEDYLIEKMYT, encoded by the exons ATGGGTTCGAAGCAGTGGACGAGGTATGAGGACAAACTGTTTGAGAGTCTTCTGTTGGTGTTCCCAGAAAATACTCCCAATAGGTTTGAGGCTATCGCCGAACATCTTAATGTACCGCTTGAAGAGGTGAAGCACTACTACAAAGCTTTGGTCCACGATATTAACCTTATCGAATCGGATCAATATCCTACTACTAATTATCCAGATGGGATCCCATCCCAGACCAAACATatggagaaagaaaagaagagggGAAAACCTTGGACAGAAGAGGAACACAG GCTTTTTCTGGAGGGGCTAGATAAATATGGGAAAGGAGATTGGAAGAAGATATCGAGAAAGAGTGTGAAGACAAAGACCCCAATGCAAGTCGCAAGCCATGCACAAAAGTATTTCCTGAGGCAAGATGCCAAGAAGAAGGCAAAGAAACGCTCCAGTATCCATGACATAACTTTGATAGATCATGCTGCTAACAATGTAACCGCACCTCGATCCGACTTGGACTCTACGATGGGCCAGACACCTTCTGATCAGCAGGTGCCTCAAGAACATCATCATTCCGACGAAGACTATTTGATTGAGAAGATGTATACGTAA